TCTTTAAACACCGTTTAACAACAGTGCATCCATTGGGCGGATGTATTATGGGTAAAGATGCTGAGAGCGGTGTGGTCAATCACAAAGGCCAGGTATTTTCGGGCAACAGAGGCAGCGATGTGTATGATGGGCTTTACATCAGTGATGGATCCATTATTCCAAGAACACTGGGCGTAAATCCGCTTTTAACGATTTCTGCGTTGGCTGAAAGAAACTGCAAATATATCGCCCGGGACAGAGGCTGGACAATTGACTACAGTTTCAATAATCAAGGACTGAATGGTTCAAAAAAGGAGGGAAAGGAAGAAGTTCCCGGTATTCAGTTTACCGAACGCATGACCGGTTATTTTGCTGTGGGTACCGATTCGTACGAAGCCGGATATGACAAAGGGGTGTTAGATGATTCAGCACTTTCCTTTGTACTTACCGTCCGCTCGAACGATGTTGAAAACATGCTGAATGATTCAAATCACCCGGCCGAGCTCTTTGGTTCGGTTCAGGCTCCGGCACTTTCCGATGATGATCTCACGGTAATGGAAGGTTTGTTTAACCTGTTTACCGAAGATCCCGAAGATGATGACATCCGGTATATGAAGTACAACATGAAGCTAAAATCGGAAGAGGGCAAAAGCTACTATTTCGAGGGATATAAAGTAATTCACGATGATCCCGGATTTGACCTTTGGGCCGATACAACGACTCTTTTTGTGACTCTCTATGACGGGGAAAATCCGGATGCACCGGTTTTGGGGAAAGGGATCTTAAAGATAAAACCGGATGATTTTCGAAAGCAGATTGGAACTGTGAAGATTACCGGGACAGACAAAAATATGGATCAACTGAAGTACAAGAGTAAGTTTATAAAGTTTTTCTCTGAAAATATTGTCGATGTATATCTGTAACAATTAGATGAGGGGTTTTTGTGATGGAAAATTATATAGAGCATACCGTACCCTTTAAAGCCGGAGACGGGCTTGAATGCAATCTGGTGAATGTAAAAGCCGAGGCTCATCCGCCAAAAGGTCCAGTTTTGGTTGTACACGGAGCCGGTGTGAGAGGGAATATTTTCAGAGCTCCGGTAGAGACCAATTTTGTGGATTACCTGGTTCAGGAGGGGTATGACGTCTGGCTTGAAAACTGGCGCGCAAGTATCGACCTGGAGCCAAACGAATGGGATCTGGATCAGGCCGCCAAATATGATCACCCCAAAGCGGTTGAAAAAGTTGTGGAAGAAACCGGGTACGATCAGATAAAAGCTGTTATCCACTGTCAGGGTTCAACCAGTTTTATGATGTCGGCGGTTAGTGGTTTGGTGCCGCAGGTCAAAACCATTGTGAGTAATGCTGTTTCGCTTCATCCGGTTGTACCGGGCTGGTCGAAAGTGAAGCTTAGGTTAGCTTTACCGCTTGTTGGCCTAGGAACACGATATCTGAACCCACAATGGGGAATTAAAGCCGAGGGATTTATGCCTGAACTGATTCGAAGGGTGGTGGAGGCTACCCATCATGAGTGTGATAACGGAGTGTGTAAACAGGTCAGCTTTACTTATGGAAGTGG
This is a stretch of genomic DNA from Rhodohalobacter barkolensis. It encodes these proteins:
- a CDS encoding alpha/beta fold hydrolase, translated to MENYIEHTVPFKAGDGLECNLVNVKAEAHPPKGPVLVVHGAGVRGNIFRAPVETNFVDYLVQEGYDVWLENWRASIDLEPNEWDLDQAAKYDHPKAVEKVVEETGYDQIKAVIHCQGSTSFMMSAVSGLVPQVKTIVSNAVSLHPVVPGWSKVKLRLALPLVGLGTRYLNPQWGIKAEGFMPELIRRVVEATHHECDNGVCKQVSFTYGSGFPALWEHENLNEETHEWLKDEFAEVPIRFFNHIKKCVAKGHLIANGDETGLPDDFEMGKPQTDARFVFFAGEKNRCFLPESQVRTYNYFNNHESDRHALHLLPTYSHLDVFMGKEAAKDVFPLMVHELENEG